The genomic window AGCGAAAAGGTCCGACGATCTGACGCCGTCGTGGCCTTCAGCGCGTGACGATCACGCACTGTTACAAGCGAATTGCGCCGGGCCTGGGCGATCGTCAAGTTGCGCAAAAAATGCACAAGCAACCGGGCTTTCGCGGTGAGAAATCGCAGATGTGTTCGTCGCGTTTCGGCGATACTTAGGAGGAATGAACAGCCTGGATTCCATCACCGTCTTGCCGGATGGCGCACTGACATCGCCCGCTGCGAGGCGCAATGCCGAGGCGATTCTTAGCGTGCTCCGCGCCCATCTGTCCGCGCGTGGATCGGTGCTCGAGATCGCGTCCGGATCGGGCGAACATGCCGCCGCCTTCGCCGCCGCCCTGTCTGATCTGGACTGGACGCCCAGCGACCCCAGCGATCAGGCCCGCGAAAGCAACGCCGCCTGGAGCCGCCAGCTCGCCCTGTCGAACCTGAAGCCGCCGTTGGCCATCGACGCCGGCGATCCCACGACATGGCCGACCGGCACGTTTGACGCCCTGTATTGTGCGAACATGACGCACATAAGCCCCTGGTCGGCGACCGAGGGGCTGATGGATCTGGCCGGTCGGGTCTTGCGACGGCCTGGCGGCCTGCTGGCGCTTTACGGCCCCTACCGCGAGGCCGAGGTTCCGCTGGCGGAGTCCAACGCGGCCTTCGACGTCAGTCTGAAGGCGCGAAACGTGCAATGGAGTTTGCGTGATCGCGAAGCGGTCGAGGCCCTGGCCCGCTCGCATGGCCTTGCGGCCACGCTGCGGGTTCAGATGCCGGCGAACAACCTCATCCTGCTGTTCCGCGCCGTCTGATCAGACGATCGCGCCGACCAGCTTGGACAGTTCGGCCCGCTCGTTCAGCAGCGTCACCCCCCCGTCCTTGAACACCGCGCCCTCGGCCTGGGCCGACACGCCGAAGCTCTCGGCCGCCAGCGTGACGCCGTCGGCGAAGGCGATGACCGTCAGGCCGTTGGCGCGCGCCAGGTCGATCAACGACCGCACGGCCGCCAACGACGCCTCGTCCGTCGAACCGCCCGGGACGACTAAACCCTTAAGGCGACCTTCGACGATGTCCTTGGCCGTTGCGGTGGCCAGCACGGTCACGCCGCCGGCGATCAAACTGGCGTCGCCCGTCGAGATCGGGGCCAGGCCCACGCCCTCGGCCCGCAACGCGCCTTCCACGTCGCCCAACTCGCCAAACGCCATGTCACGCCGCATCACCAGCCCCATGCGCAGACGGGTGGGAACGGGACGGTTGTAACCGGTGCGACGGGGGCCTGCGGAAGATTTGTTTTGAGCGAACAAGACGTCTCCTTGAAATGTTTCAATACTGATCCAGATCCGACAAGCGATGCTGTCGAACCACCCACGCCGATGACCAGAAAAAAGAAAATCGACGGGTCCGACGCGTGTCGTCCCGCACTCTGGATCATTTGTGGAATGCCGTCAGATATAGTGATGATCCCGTCTGGATCAACCTGCTAGTTCGAATAGACTGGCCTTACTGATCCTGAAAACGGCGACCCGCTTGCTCGCGATCCCGCCCGGCTCTAGACAGCCGCATCGACTGGACGACGAAATCGCATGGCCTTCACCCGCACCTATGATGGCGACGAACCCGTTCGCGTGAACAAGTGGCTGGGCCAGACCGGCGTCTGTTCGCGGCGCGAGGCCGATACCCTGATCGCCAACGGTCTGGTCTCCATCGATGGCGAGACGATCAGCGACGCCGGCCGAAAGATTCAACCGGGCGAAACCCTGACCCTGAACGACACCGCCCAGGCGGCCTTGGCGACGGGCATGACCCTGGTGCTGCACAAGCCAGTCGGTTACGTCTCGGGCCAGCCAGATCCCGGCAAGATCCCGGCCGTGCGACTGCTGAAGACGCCCAATCGTATCGGCGAGGGCGAGACGCCTGCGCGAGACGCCTCCCTGCCCCCCATCGGCCGGCTGGACGAGGATTCGCGCGGCCTATTGCTTCTGTCGTCGGACGGCGTCGTCGCCAAGGCGGTGATCGGCCCTGCGTCGGAACTGGACAAGGAATATGTGGTCGTCGTCGAGGGCCAGATCACCGAAGGCAAGCTGAGCAAGCTGCGCCACGGCCTGTCGCTGAACGACAAGCCG from Brevundimonas fontaquae includes these protein-coding regions:
- a CDS encoding DUF938 domain-containing protein, producing MNSLDSITVLPDGALTSPAARRNAEAILSVLRAHLSARGSVLEIASGSGEHAAAFAAALSDLDWTPSDPSDQARESNAAWSRQLALSNLKPPLAIDAGDPTTWPTGTFDALYCANMTHISPWSATEGLMDLAGRVLRRPGGLLALYGPYREAEVPLAESNAAFDVSLKARNVQWSLRDREAVEALARSHGLAATLRVQMPANNLILLFRAV
- a CDS encoding pseudouridine synthase; this translates as MAFTRTYDGDEPVRVNKWLGQTGVCSRREADTLIANGLVSIDGETISDAGRKIQPGETLTLNDTAQAALATGMTLVLHKPVGYVSGQPDPGKIPAVRLLKTPNRIGEGETPARDASLPPIGRLDEDSRGLLLLSSDGVVAKAVIGPASELDKEYVVVVEGQITEGKLSKLRHGLSLNDKPLKPARVTQIEPQRLRFVLTEGKYRQIRRMCELVGLEVVDLYRIRIGPLELGDLPEGRWRHLTDQERAMLISASTTPAAS